One Helianthus annuus cultivar XRQ/B chromosome 12, HanXRQr2.0-SUNRISE, whole genome shotgun sequence genomic region harbors:
- the LOC110894409 gene encoding protein NEOXANTHIN-DEFICIENT 1, which yields MDHIEENKKCMDIEENKCSSRYGKPPWIFKGSALYQFHLVKADIARAIIPKEFRLVQAFGYTLGGFFLADYSESPFGPFDELVVIAGIVWNPPTSHAWAARVYVNSEEACKHGRKEFGLPSRVATLSKGIKAISRGPKRKGNAFLSTSDVGTDSNINIRVADINGRVATSLYDITLASPVLKTNLLKWMSMGPEIKMSLPSFSGHTEHKPQLLKYRCQIECRVKPTLPARVLGELDRKHTSESQNVELNEYSDKGELSRSVMLSKPILAFKFNCLKMEVEPPVVVSKGSHRPLY from the exons ATGGATCATATTGAGGAAAACAAGAAATGTATGGATATTGAGGAAAACAAATGTAGTTCAAGATATGGTAAACCTCCTTGGATTTTTAAAGGAAG TGCACTGTACCAGTTTCATCTTGTGAAGGCAGATATTGCTAGAGCTATTATTCCAAAAGAGTTCAGATTAGTTCAAGCTTTTGG GTACACTCTAGGAGGTTTCTTTCTTGCAGATTACAGTGAGAGCCCATTTGGACCCTTTGATGAG CTTGTGGTGATCGCAGGAATCGTATGGAACCCGCCAACGTCTCATGC GTGGGCTGCAAGGGTTTATGTCAATAGTGAGGAGGCTTGCAAGCATGGAAGAAAG GAATTCGGGCTTCCAAGTCGCGTTGCCACTCTTTCCAAG GGTATAAAAGCCATTTCAAGGGGACCGAAGAGAAAAGGCAACGCATTTTTGTCAACTAGTGATGTTGGTACGGATAGTAACATAAATATTCGAGTAGCTGATATCAATGGTCGTGTGGCAACTAGCCTCTATGATATTACACTCGCTTCTCCTG TTTTAAAGACGAATCTGTTGAAGTGGATGAGTATGGGCCCAGAGATTAAGATGTCACTTCCAAGCTTTAG CGGTCACACAGAGCATAAACCTCAGCTTCTTAAGTACAGATGTCAGATCGAGTGCAG GGTGAAACCTACATTGCCAGCAAGAGTTTTAGGTGAGTTGGATCGGAAACATACATCTGAATCGCAAAATGTGGAGCTGAATGAATACTCAGATAAAGGAGAACTTAGCAGATCAGTGATGCTTTCAAAACCGATATTAGCGTTCAAGTTCAACTGCCTGAAGATGGAGGTTGAACCTCCTGTTGTAGTTTCGAAAGGGTCCCATCGTCCCTTGTactga
- the LOC110894410 gene encoding uncharacterized protein At4g14100, with product MTTIITTITTLLLFSTITNADNPPQPTPWPEQFHSVLVLNSTDELQLIDLYYDWTNGRNFNIIQYQLGTVLYDIEWNNGTSFFFTIDSDRQCSSVQLDVGILRPNWLAGATYVGQRQVDGFDCYVWEKADFITYYEDVVTRRPVKWVFYTGREAHVMTFEVGAALEDAKWQVPWYCFEQTTPVTTMEDISGTIRHRGLVDFGTRRIINM from the exons ATGACAACAATCATAACAACCATCACAACACTACTACTGTTTTCCACCATCACTAACGCCGATAACCCACCTCAACCAACACCATGGCCGGAACAATTCCACTCCGTTCTCGTACTGAACTCCACCGACGAGCTTCAACTAATAGACCTTTACTACGACTGGACCAACGGCCGGAACTTCAACATCATCCAGTACCAACTCGGAACCGTACTCTACGACATCGAATGGAACAACGGCACTTCCTTCTTCTTTACTATTGATTCCGACCGCCAGTGCTCCTCCGTGCAGCTGGATGTCGGAATTTTACGACCCAATTGGCTCGCCGGAGCTACATACGTCGGTCAACGGCAAGTTGACGGCTTCGATTGTTATGTTTGGGAGAAGGCTGATTTTATTACGTATTATGAAGATGTTGTGACTAGACGTCCAGTCAAGTGGGTCTTCTACACGG GAAGGGAAGCACATGTGATGACATTCGAAGTAGGTGCGGCTCTTGAAGATGCAAAATGGCAGGTCCCTTGGTATTGTTTTGAGCAGACGACTCCTGTTACGACAATGGAGGACATTAGTGGCACCATCAGGCATCGGGGTCTGGTAGATTTTGGCACTCGCAGGATTATAAATATGTAG